In Saccharomyces eubayanus strain FM1318 chromosome XIII, whole genome shotgun sequence, one DNA window encodes the following:
- the GOT1 gene encoding Got1p: protein MWLTEAQTLGNILFLIGVFLIIGSQKTYIFFTRPNKRRGSLFFLVGAFMILIKWTFLGFIIESLGIVNLFGDFFGVIVQFLRSMPIIGPFLSHPAVSPIVDRLAGVRVLPV from the exons ATGTGGCTGACAGAGGCTCAGA CTTTGGGtaatattttgttcttaaTTGGGgtatttttaattattgGTTCACAAAAGACATACATATTCTTTACAAGACCGAATAAAAGACGTGGCTCGCTCTTCTTCCTAGTCGGGGCCtttatgattttgataaaatggACATTTTTGGGCTTTATAATCGAATCACTGGGTATTGTGAATCTTTTTGGTGATTTCTTCGGGGTTATCGTACAATTTTTAAGGTCGATGCCGATCATTGGTCCATTTCTTTCTCACCCTGCTGTTTCTCCAATAGTAGATAGATTAGCAGGTGTGAGAGTTCTGCCAGTGTAA
- the HER2 gene encoding glutamyl-tRNA(Gln) amidotransferase subunit HER2, which yields MPLKRSLKQPLQRLSDLQSKYNIFTSINTTANKEQTNKPLTNYVASIKDNIVTKDLPTTCASHMLENFKSPYDATVVKLLKQAGVHILGKTNLDEFGMGSGGIHSIRGAVINPLYPHEQRMIMGGSSSGAAASVVCDLVDFALGTDTGGSVRLPACYGSILGFKPSYGRLSRFGVIAYAQSLDTVGILTKKIDVLRKVFQVLDKYDAKDPTSLNDELRGLIEKNMKAKKSLKIGIVKEFNHESLPNEFHQLYPSFLEKLVNLGHEIYPVSIPSVKNSLPIYYTLSPAEAASNLSRYDGIRYGYRDSKLDIKDGVLFAPTRFKFGREVKNRIILGNYNLCSDAFKNNFIKAEKLRVNLIDEFDRIFKFPNVLTDSKGNPEGLDILLVPTSSKLPETIKKFQEEESKSPANSYINDVFTVPMSLAGLPTLSMPLKEKTPIGVQIVGQYGDDSTVLDFVESIS from the coding sequence ATGCCTTTGAAGCGTTCTTTAAAACAACCACTTCAAAGACTATCCGATTTACaatcaaaatataatatatttacaaGCATCAATACAACGGCAAACAAggaacaaacaaacaaaccaTTAACGAATTATGTTGCCAGTATTAAAGACAACATAGTCACTAAAGACCTCCCAACTACCTGTGCCTCTCATATGCTTGagaatttcaaatcacCGTATGATGCAACCGTAGTAAAATTGTTAAAGCAAGCTGGAGTACATATTTTAGGTAAGACCAACTTAGATGAATTTGGAATGGGATCTGGAGGAATACATTCAATAAGGGGGGCCGTAATCAATCCTTTATATCCTCACGAACAAAGAATGATCATGGGCGGTTCCTCCTCTGGGGCTGCTGCGAGTGTTGTTTGTGATCTAGTGGACTTTGCCCTGGGCACAGATACCGGTGGTTCTGTTAGGTTGCCTGCGTGCTATGGGTCCATTTTGGGCTTTAAACCATCCTACGGACGTTTGTCCAGGTTTGGCGTAATAGCATATGCTCAGTCTTTAGATACAGTAGGGATTTTGACTAAAAAGATAGATGTATTACGGAAAGTATTTCAGGTACTTGATAAATATGATGCTAAAGACCCTACTTCATTAAATGATGAATTGCGTGGTCtgatagaaaaaaatatgaaagctaaaaaatctttaaaaattgGTATTGTGAAGGAATTTAACCATGAAAGTTTGCCCAATGAATTTCACCAATTATATCCctcttttttggaaaagttaGTGAATTTAGGTCACGAAATATACCCTGTATCCATTCCGTCAGTAAAGAATAGTTTACCAATTTACTATACATTATCCCCAGCAGAAGCAGCTTCAAACTTGTCGAGGTATGATGGTATCAGATACGGGTACAGGGATTCCAAACTTGATATAAAAGACGGCGTTTTATTTGCTCCCACCAGGTTCAAATTTGGAAGAGAAGTGAAAAATAGGATTATCTTAGGTAATTATAATCTTTGTTCGGAtgcattcaaaaataattttatcaaagcTGAAAAACTAAGGGTAAATTTGATTGACGAGTTTGACAGGATCTTCAAATTCCCGAATGTTTTGACTGATTCTAAGGGGAATCCGGAAGGCTTGGATATACTATTAGTACCAACGTCATCTAAGCTTCCTGAGACCataaagaaatttcaagaagaggaaagTAAATCTCCGGCCAACTCTTACATCAACGATGTCTTTACAGTCCCCATGTCATTAGCTGGACTACCGACTTTATCAATGcctttgaaagagaaaacaccAATAGGCGTACAAATAGTGGGCCAATATGGTGATGATTCCACAGTGTTGGATTTTGTCGAATCAATATCATAG
- the JNM1 gene encoding Jnm1p produces the protein MNVIDLSDPAISVDYDSLIGIDDEESQEVFENEVKEDAQQEQQEGTVLTNDKIIVEPKRDIESLRKVIREQLLFDVLRNRQSDHNDERKVISNKDAESRQGKLDRIRKELKELETEDPSLERRNEIRELCKLQSKLAIQSSSRFANLEKELIGDSESQPITMLPDISLDMTSIKRLQKLDQRISGMERYVGVPGILEGQEDGKSVYNRVNELYRTIQLLQDDDKEGEKLRKFQDRLMELNEQFENSLLGKKMQRDQKLGDETVNKIITPESKIKEINDMYAMFKQYRDSLPQLTERMKALNKMNNKVVDVYETTRRLDSQITSVREQEQVWLKTLEQLDVKFNEQETKIRQNMDQITRKIDSLEDRVSHSKTEHKIDE, from the coding sequence ATGAACGTGATAGATTTAAGTGACCCAGCTATTAGTGTAGATTACGACAGTTTGATTGGCattgacgatgaagaatctcaagaagtttttgaaaatgaagtgaAGGAAGACGcacaacaagaacaacaagaaggcACGGTCCTAACAAATGATAAGATCATTGTTGAGCCCAAACGTGACATTGAGAGCTTGAGAAAAGTTATCAGAGAGCAATTACTGTTCGATGTGCTCAGGAATAGGCAATCGGATCataatgatgaaagaaaagttatcAGCAATAAAGATGCTGAGAGTCGACAAGGAAAACTAGATAGAATAAGGAAAGAATTGAAGGAGCTGGAAACGGAAGATCCATCTCTTGAAAGGCGAAACGAAATTAGAGAGTTATGCAAATTGCAATCAAAGTTAGCGATACAGTCATCAAGCAGGTTTGCCAATTTGGAGAAAGAGCTCATCGGGGACAGTGAAAGTCAACCTATCACGATGCTACCCGATATATCACTTGATATGACCAGTATCAAAAGATTGCAAAAGCTAGACCAGAGAATATCCGGGATGGAACGTTATGTTGGTGTTCCAGGAATTCTAGAAGGTCAAGAAGATGGAAAATCAGTGTATAATAGAGTGAATGAACTCTACAGAACCATACAGCTTCTACAAGATGATGACAAGGAAGGAGAAAAGCTACGAAAGTTCCAGGATAGACTGATGGAACTAAATGAACAGTTTGAAAACTCGCTGTTGGGTAAAAAAATGCAGCGAGACCAGAAATTAGGTGATGAAACTGTGAACAAAATTATTACGCCTGAAAgcaaaataaaagaaataaacGACATGTATGCTATGTTTAAACAGTATCGAGATTCGCTGCCGCAATTGACTGAGAGAATGAAGGCTCTAAACAAAATGAACAATAAAGTGGTGGATGTGTACGAAACGACAAGAAGGTTGGACTCGCAAATAACAAGTGTCCgggaacaagaacaagtaTGGTTAAAGACTTTAGAGCAACTGGACGTTAAATTCAATGAGCAAGAGACAAAAATTCGGCAAAACATGGACCAAATCACGCGGAAAATCGATTCTCTTGAAGACAGAGTCTCACACAGTAAAACGGAACATAAGATAGACGAGTGA
- the GSR1 gene encoding Gsr1p, translating into MMHFRKKSSVSNTSDHEGGNHPTEAKISDDDKARLKMRTASVADPILDAVQEAQPFEQAADTFHDNMNRQSYFSNEEGHVLCDVFGQTITQADISNPTRARDERPLDTIRSFEYAVSGDPIWAQQLETPTYGFRVRPDFPMFGSAVAYDANGMPQQMGASSNQMYGEQAVYQPQQHVETGEKEKKKKRGLFGRMKKK; encoded by the coding sequence ATGATGCACTTcaggaaaaaatcaagtGTCAGTAACACGAGTGACCACGAAGGAGGGAACCATCCCACGGAGGCCAAAATCTCTGATGACGACAAGGCAAGATTAAAGATGCGTACCGCTTCCGTTGCTGATCCTATCTTGGATGCTGTGCAGGAAGCTCAGCCTTTTGAACAAGCCGCTGATACCTTCCACGATAACATGAACAGACAATCTTACTTCTCCAACGAAGAAGGTCACGTTCTGTGCGACGTCTTCGGTCAAACAATCACACAGGCTGATATATCGAACCCAACTAGAGCAAGAGACGAGAGACCTCTGGACACTATAAGAAGTTTCGAGTATGCTGTCTCTGGAGACCCAATCTGGGCCCAACAGTTGGAGACTCCCACCTATGGGTTCCGTGTAAGACCTGACTTTCCCATGTTCGGTTCTGCTGTGGCCTATGACGCGAACGGTATGCCTCAACAAATGGGTGCTTCTTCCAACCAAATGTACGGTGAACAAGCAGTTTATCAACCACAACAGCACGTTGAAACTGgggagaaagaaaagaagaagaagagaggTTTATTCGGtagaatgaagaagaaataa
- the LCB1 gene encoding serine C-palmitoyltransferase LCB1, with protein MTHIPEVLPKSIPIPAFVVTTSSYLWYYFNLLMVQIPGGQFVVSYIKKSHHDDPYRTTVEIGLILYGIIYYLSKPQQKKSLQAQKPNLSPQEVDALIEDWEPEPLATPIAIDEQLWRVAAIPVTMDMPIQNHVTITRNDLKETYTNVFNLASNNFLQLSVTQPVTDVVKTTIKNYGVGACGPAGFYGNQDVHYRLEYDLAQFFGTEGAVLYGQDFCVAPSVIPAFTKRGDVIVADDEVSLSVQNALQLSRSTVYYFSHNDMNSLESLLNELTEQEKLEKLPAIPRKFIVTEGIFHNSGDLAPLPELTKLKNKYKFRLFVDETFSIGVLGATGRGLSEHFDMDRATSIDITVGSMATALGSSGGFVLGDTPMCHHQRIGSNAYCFSACLPAYNATSVSKVLDLMDSNNDAVQTLQRLSAHLHESFASDNTLRPYFIVTSSPVSAVLHLQLTPEFRSRKFGYTREQLFETISDLQKKSHTNKYIEPYEEEEKLLQAIVDHALANHKVLITRNTIVLKHETLPVVPSLKICCNAAMSREELQHACESVKQSILACCQ; from the coding sequence ATGACACATATTCCCGAAGTTCTGCCCAAGTCCATACCCATCCCTGCATTTGTCGTCACTACGTCGTCTTACCTCTGGTACTACTTCAACCTGTTGATGGTGCAGATTCCTGGGGGCCAGTTCGTCGTCTCGTACATCAAGAAGTCGCACCACGACGATCCGTACCGGACCACCGTCGAGATCGGGCTGATCCTGTATGGGATCATCTACTATCTGTCGAAGCCgcaacaaaagaagagtcTGCAGGCGCAGAAGCCCAACCTGTCGCCCCAGGAAGTCGATGCCTTGATCGAGGACTGGGAGCCCGAGCCACTGGCCACCCCCATCGCCATCGATGAGCAATTGTGGAGAGTTGCCGCGATCCCTGTCACCATGGACATGCCAATCCAGAACCACGTAACGATCACGAGGAACGATCTTAAGGAGACGTACACCAACGTTTTCAACCTGGCCTCGAACAACTTCCTGCAGTTGTCCGTTACGCAGCCCGTCACGGACGTGGTCAAGACCACCATCAAGAACTATGGGGTGGGTGCCTGTGGGCCCGCTGGGTTTTACGGTAACCAGGACGTCCATTACAGGTTGGAGTACGATTTGGCCCAGTTCTTCGGCACCGAAGGTGCCGTGCTGTACGGCCAAGACTTCTGTGTCGCCCCATCTGTGATCCCTGCCTTCACCAAGCGTGGTGACGTGATCGTTGCCGATGACGAGGTTTCTCTATCGGTGCAGAACGCCCTGCAACTAAGCAGGTCCACGGTCTACTACTTCAGCCACAACGACATGAACTCGTTGGAATCTCTGTTGAACGAGTTGACCGAACAGGAAAAACTCGAAAAGCTGCCCGCCATCCCAAGAAAATTCATCGTCACTGAAGGTATCTTCCATAACTCCGGTGATCTGGCTCCACTACCGGAGTTGACcaagttgaaaaacaaGTACAAGTTCAGGTTGTTTGTCGACGAGACGTTCTCCATCGGTGTGCTTGGTGCCACGGGTCGTGGGTTGTCCGAACACTTCGACATGGACCGCGCCACGTCCATCGACATCACTGTCGGGTCCATGGCCACCGCATTAGGCTCCTCCGGTGGGTTTGTGCTTGGTGACACCCCCATGTGCCACCACCAACGTATTGGTTCCAACGCCTACTGTTTCTCCGCCTGCTTGCCTGCCTACAACGCAACGTCCGTCTCCAAAGTACTAGACTTGATGGACTCGAACAATGACGCTGTGCAGACACTGCAAAGATTGTCCGCACATTTGCACGAAAGCTTTGCATCAGACAACACTCTGCGCCCATACTTCATCGTGACGTCTTCCCCCGTGTCCGCTGTACTCCACTTGCAACTGACACCGGAATTCAGATCCCGCAAGTTTGGCTACACCCGTGAACAGCTGTTCGAAACCATATCGGATCTACAGAAGAAGTCCCACACAAACAAGTACATCGAACCTTAcgaggaagaagagaaattaCTGCAAGCCATAGTCGACCACGCTCTTGCTAACCACAAGGTGCTTATCACAAGGAACACCATCGTGCTGAAGCATGAAACACTCCCAGTGGTTCCAAGCTTGAAGATCTGCTGTAACGCCGCCATGTCCCGAGAGGAACTCCAACACGCCTGCGAAAGTGTTAAGCAATCCATCCTTGCTTGTTGCCAATAA
- the PRC1 gene encoding carboxypeptidase C PRC1, protein MTTSCTLGQHSCWLLSSCCLYDSFIVGAGATRGALKKGPVLKATDKSCNKKLRTYPFLLLFPSEYNKVREKKQSRETVFCTQPKRTPAMKPFTSLLCGLGLSTTLATAISLQRPLGLDKDILRQTAEKFGLDLDLDHLLKELDSNVLDAWTEMNDLFPNQVMSLQTSTKPKFPEAIKTKTDWDFVVKNDAIENYQLRVNKIKDPKILGIDPDVTQYTGYLDVEDEDKHFFFWFFESRNDPANDPVILWLNGGPGCSSLTGLFFELGPSSIGPDLKPIENPYSWNSNASVIFLDQPVNVGFSYSGSEGVSNTVAAGKDVYNFLELFFDQFPEYVNKGQDFHIAGESYAGHYIPVFASEILSHKDRNFNLTSVLIGNGLTDPLTQYNYYEPMACGEGGEPSVLPSEECSAMEDSLERCLGLIESCYNSQSVWSCVPATIYCNNAQLAPYQRTGKNVYDIRKECEGGNLCYPALQDIDDYLNQDYVKEAVGAEVDRYESCNFDINRNFLFAGDWMKPYHTAVTDLLNQDLPILVYAGDKDFICNWLGNKAWTDVLPWKYDEEFADQKIRNWTASITDEVAGEVKSYKHFTYLRVFNGGHMVPFDVPENALSMVNEWIHGDLSL, encoded by the coding sequence ATGACAACGTCTTGTACTCTTGGCCAGCATTCTTGCTGGCTTCTTAGTTCTTGCTGCTTGTACGATAGCTTTATCGTTGGGGCAGGGGCCACCCGCGGGGCCCTAAAGAAGGGGCCAGTATTAAAAGCTACAGATAAGAGCTGCAACAAAAAGCTCCGAACGTacccttttcttcttctcttcccTTCCGAGTACAACAAAGTAAGAGAGAAGAAACAGTCAAGAGAGACCGTTTTTTGCACTCAACCCAAACGTACTCCCGCTATGAAACCATTTACTAGCTTATTATGTGGACTGGGCCTGTCTACCACACTCGCCACGGCCATCTCGCTGCAAAGACCGCTGGGTCTGGATAAGGACATCTTGCGCCAGACCGCAGAGAAGTTCGGATTGGACTTGGACCTGGACCATCTTTTGAAGGAGTTGGACTCCAACGTGCTGGACGCATGGACAGAGATGAACGACCTGTTCCCCAACCAGGTCATGAGCCTGCAGACATCGACCAAGCCTAAGTTCCCCGAGGCCATTAAGACCAAGACGGACTGGGACTTCGTGGTCAAGAACGATGCTATCGAGAACTACCAGCTGCGTGTCAACAAGATCAAAGACCCCAAAATCCTGGGCATCGACCCGGACGTGACGCAGTACACAGGTTACCTGGACGTTGAGGACGAAGACAAgcactttttcttctggttttttgaaagcagAAACGACCCTGCCAATGACCCGGTCATCCTTTGGTTGAACGGTGGGCCTGGCTGCTCCTCGTTGACCGGGCTGTTCTTTGAACTGGGGCCTTCATCCATCGGGCCCGACTTGAAGCCCATCGAAAACCCTTACTCTTGGAACAGCAACGCATCTGTGATCTTCCTTGACCAACCGGTCAACGTCGGTTTCTCCTACTCTGGGTCCGAAGGTGTTTCCAACACTGTCGCTGCAGGTAAGGACGTCTACAACTTCTTGGAGCTGTTTTTTGACCAGTTCCCCGAATACGTCAACAAGGGTCAAGACTTCCACATCGCTGGGGAGTCCTACGCTGGCCATTACATCCCTGTGTTTGCCTCTGAGATTCTGTCCCACAAGGACAGAAACTTCAACTTGACCTCGGTCCTGATTGGTAACGGTCTCACCGACCCATTGACCCAGTACAACTACTACGAGCCAATGGCTTGTGGTGAAGGTGGCGAACCTTCCGTTCTGCCCTCCGAAGAGTGTTCCGCCATGGAGGACTCTTTGGAACGTTGTCTAGGTTTGATCGAGTCGTGCTACAACTCCCAGTCCGTCTGGTCCTGTGTTCCAGCCACTATCTACTGTAACAACGCCCAACTGGCTCCTTACCAACGTACCGGTAAAAACGTTTACGACATCAGAAAGGAATGTGAAGGCGGCAATTTGTGCTACCCAGCATTGCAAGACATCGACGACTACTTGAACCAAGACTATGTTAAGGAAGCTGTCGGCGCAGAAGTCGACCGTTATGAATCCTGTAATTTCGACATCAACAGAAACTTCCTGTTTGCAGGAGACTGGATGAAGCCCTACCACACAGCCGTCACGGACCTTTTGAATCAAGATTTGCCCATCCTGGTCTACGCTGGTGACAAGGACTTCATCTGCAACTGGTTGGGTAACAAGGCATGGACCGACGTCTTACCTTGGAAGTACGACGAAGAATTCGCTGACCAAAAAATACGTAACTGGACCGCTTCTATCACCGACGAGGTCGCTGGTGAAGTCAAGTCTTACAAGCATTTCACCTACTTAAGAGTCTTCAACGGTGGTCACATGGTTCCATTTGACGTCCCTGAAAACGCACTAAGTATGGTTAACGAATGGATTCATGGCGACCTATCCTTATAA
- the LIP1 gene encoding sphingosine N-acyltransferase subunit LIP1 — MSETAPIITKLIPKPKPKVLNLFRVCFISLLLIAAVEYFKYGTRINYEWFHCTPIKEPQSGSVIKLWARGGPSCDKRGEYKTIVKRITRDYEPNDEHLSFCIIENGNVPSVHYPIHEDKGEPGYVAYVGYDTDSELVQTLCADSTIYHM, encoded by the coding sequence ATGTCTGAAACTGCTCCCATTATAACCAAACTAATTCCCAAGCCAAAGCCAAAAGTTTTAAATTTGTTTCGtgtttgttttatttcattgCTCTTAATCGCTGCTGTGGAATACTTCAAATACGGTACAAGAATCAATTATGAATGGTTCCACTGTACTCCAATCAAGGAACCTCAATCTGGCTCCGTGATCAAACTTTGGGCTCGTGGTGGGCCAAGCTGTGACAAAAGAGGTGAATATAAAACCATCGTAAAGAGAATCACAAGAGATTACGAACCCAACGATGAACATCTATCCTTCTGTATCATCGAAAACGGCAACGTCCCTTCTGTTCACTACCCAATCCATGAAGATAAAGGTGAACCTGGCTACGTAGCTTATGTTGGCTACGATACGGACTCTGAATTAGTTCAAACACTGTGTGCTGATTCCACCATTTATCATATGTaa
- the DYN3 gene encoding dynein light intermediate chain, protein MMSNAWDKLLAQNEPVANAKETFETTVIIYSPSRKTLQQFTTICFPEGTSPALDTSLINYATIGWTSDSDQCYTVDVYTLIKNSADTLDLLKPFLQEPTSKVHWLILLDWSLNDQKLWLNELFGTFNKIKQLNDNNNISLWCLNSSEIFNLQRNTTAWQSAHIDFILQTLRSFCHFNESSLIYVDEDSSEDEEEETQKLRYQEILKRIIEGRDIKRYIEMVKRSRIVIPKGCDSIGLIKTIDERFEPSELGDDQFLDKYTDFVPAIDVIRDNGKPCYDLDKLHPLSSFQVDIQEELGKMFAKHRESSKV, encoded by the coding sequence ATGATGAGCAATGCATGGGATAAACTATTAGCTCAAAATGAACCCGTAGCAAACGCTAAAGAAACCTTTGAAACTACAGTGATCATATACTCTCCATCGAGGAAAACATTACAACAATTTACAACCATCTGTTTTCCAGAAGGAACAAGTCCAGCGCTAGATACTAGTCTAATTAATTATGCTACAATAGGATGGACTAGTGATTCAGATCAGTGCTATACTGTAGATGTATACACGCTAATTAAAAATAGTGCCGATACATTAGATCTACTAAaaccttttcttcaagaaccGACCTCGAAGGTTCACTGGCTCATATTGCTAGATTGGTCGTTAAACGATCAGAAGCTGTGGTTAAATGAGCTATTCGGTACGTTCAACAAGATCAAACAGTTGaatgacaataataacatttCCCTATGGTGCTTAAACAGTAGtgaaatattcaatttaCAGAGAAACACTACCGCATGGCAATCAGCCCATATAGACTTTATTCTGCAAACACTAAGATCCTTTTGTCATTTCAATGAAAGCTCATTGATCTACGTAGATGAAGATAGtagtgaagatgaagaagaagagacgCAAAAGCTCAGATATCAGGAAATCTTGAAACGCATCATTGAAGGCAGGGATATCAAAAGATATATCGAAATGGTCAAGCGTAGCAGAATTGTAATACCGAAAGGTTGTGATTCCATAGGGTTAATAAAAACAATAGATGAAAGATTTGAGCCTAGTGAGTTGGGAGATGATCAGTTCTTGGACAAGTATACGGACTTCGTTCCTGCGATAGATGTAATAAGGGATAACGGGAAACCATGCTATGATCTTGATAAGCTTCATCCGTTATCTTCTTTCCAGGTCGACATTCAAGAAGAGCTAGGCAAGATGTTTGCAAAGCATAGGGAGAGTTCAAAAGTGTAG
- the ADE4 gene encoding amidophosphoribosyltransferase: protein MCGILGIVLANQSTPVAPELCDGCIFLQHRGQDAAGIATCGSGGRIYQCKGNGMARDVFTQQRVSGLAGSMGIAHLRYPTAGSSANSEAQPFYVNSPYGINMAHNGNLVNTASLKRYMDEDVHRHINTDSDSELLLNIFAAELEKHNKYRVNNEDVFHALEGVYRLCRGGYACVGLLAGFALFGFRDPNGIRPLLFGERENSDGTKDYMLASESVVFKAHNFTKYRDLKPGEAVIIPKNCSKGEPEFKQVVPINSYRPDLFEYVYFARPDSVLDGISVYHTRLAMGSKLAENILKHLKSEDIDVVIPVPDTARTCALECANVLGKPYREGFVKNRYVGRTFIMPNQRERVSSVRRKLNPMESEFKGKNVLIVDDSIVRGTTSREIVSMAKESGAAKVFFASAAPAIRYNHIYGIDLTDTKNLIAYNRTNDEVAEVIGCDKVIYQSLEDLIDCCKTSEISKFEDGVFTGSYVTGVEDGYIQELEEKRESIANNSSDMKAEVDIGLYNCADY from the coding sequence ATGTGTGGTATTTTAGGTATCGTGTTAGCAAACCAGTCTACTCCAGTAGCTCCAGAGTTGTGTGATGGATGCATATTTTTACAACATCGTGGTCAAGATGCAGCCGGTATAGCCACCTGTGGTTCTGGTGGTAGAATCTACCAATGTAAAGGTAACGGTATGGCTCGTGACGTTTTCACTCAACAGCGTGTATCTGGTCTTGCCGGTTCCATGGGTATTGCCCACTTGAGGTATCCTACAGCTGGTTCCTCCGCCAACTCAGAAGCACAACCATTCTACGTTAATAGTCCTTATGGTATCAACATGGCACATAACGGTAATCTAGTGAACACCGCCTCATTAAAGAGATACATGGATGAGGATGTTCACAGACACATCAACACTGACAGTGATTCCGAATTattattgaatatttttgctGCTGAGTTAGAGAAGCATAACAAGTACAGAGTCAACAACGAAGATGTCTTTCATGCTTTAGAGGGTGTTTATCGTCTGTGTCGTGGTGGTTATGCTTGTGTCGGTTTACTAGCTGGTTTTGCATTATTTGGGTTTAGAGATCCAAACGGTATCAGGCCGTTGTTGTTTGGTGAAAGAGAGAACTCAGACGGGACCAAGGATTACATGCTGGCTTCGGAAAGTGTCGTTTTCAAGGCCCACAACTTCACTAAATACCGTGATTTGAAGCCTGGTGAAGCAGTCATTATCCCCAAAAACTGTAGTAAAGGTGAACCTGAGTTCAAACAAGTCGTCCCAATAAACTCTTATAGACCAGATTTGTTCGAATATGTTTATTTTGCCAGACCAGATAGTGTCTTGGACGGTATATCAGTTTATCACACAAGATTGGCCATGGGTTCCAAGTTAGCCgaaaatattttgaagcATTTGAAGTCTGAAGACATTGATGTTGTTATTCCTGTTCCAGATACTGCAAGAACGTGTGCATTGGAATGTGCTAATGTATTAGGGAAACCGTACAGAGAAGGCTTCGTTAAGAATAGATATGTTGGCAGAACATTTATCATGCCTAACCAAAGGGAAAGAGTTTCCTCAGTAAGGAGGAAGCTCAACCCTATGGAATCTGAATTCAAGGGTAAGAACGTTCTGATAGTAGATGATTCCATCGTTAGAGGTACTACTTCCAGGGAAATTGTTAGTATGGCTAAGGAATCTGGTGCAGCAAAGGTCTTCTTTGCATCAGCTGCGCCAGCTATTCGTTATAATCATATTTACGGTATCGATTTGACAGATACCAAGAACTTGATTGCCTATAACAGAACCAACGATGAAGTAGCGGAAGTGATTGGTTGTGACAAAGTTATCTATCAATCATTGGAAGATTTGATCGATTGTTGTAAAACCAGTGAAATATCGAAGTTTGAAGATGGTGTTTTTACCGGAAGTTACGTTACAGGTGTTGAAGACGGTTATATACAAGaactggaagaaaaacGTGAATCGATCGCAAACAACTCTTCAGATATGAAAGCTGAAGTTGACATCGGATTATATAACTGTGCGGATTATTGA